CTACTGCGAGATCATGCGCGGCGGCATACAGTCGATCCCGCGCGGGCAGCTGCATGCGGCGCAGGCGCTGGGGTTGCGGTACTGGCAATGCATGGGCCACGTGGTGCTGCCGCAGGCATTGCGCAACATGCTGCCCGTGCTGCTGACGCAGACGATCGTGCTGTTCCAGGATGTCTCGCTGGTGTACGTGCTGTCGGTACCCGATTTCGTCGGCGCCGCGGCCCGCGTCGCCCAGCGCGACGGGCGCCTGGTGGAAATGTACAGCTTCGTGGCCGTGGTCTACTTCGCGATGTGCTGCGCACTCTCGATGCTGGTGCGGCGCCTGCGGCGTGCCCGGGGCCAGGGGTGAAAGAGTAAAATGGCGCATCCGTTTTCCGAGAGCGCTTCCGAGACTTGCCAATGTCCACCACCTTCGACACCCCATCTTCGCTGACCATCATCCGCCCGGACGACTGGCACCTGCAC
Above is a window of Pseudoduganella dura DNA encoding:
- a CDS encoding amino acid ABC transporter permease, translated to MDFDFDVIARSWRTVLLTGMAFTLQLTVLAMAGGVVLGTLLALARLSGWRPLALLAAAYVNLVRAVPLVLVIFWFYFLVPYLAAWAIGAEEPVRVGAFWSALITFTLFQAAYYCEIMRGGIQSIPRGQLHAAQALGLRYWQCMGHVVLPQALRNMLPVLLTQTIVLFQDVSLVYVLSVPDFVGAAARVAQRDGRLVEMYSFVAVVYFAMCCALSMLVRRLRRARGQG